The proteins below come from a single Saccharophagus degradans 2-40 genomic window:
- a CDS encoding proline--tRNA ligase, which translates to MRASKYLIATYKETPADAEVISHQLMLRAGLIRKLASGLYNWLPAGLRVLRKVETIVREEMDRAGAQEVLMPVVQPAELWEESGRWQQYGPELLRINDRHDRAFCLGPTHEEVITDLIRNELKSYKQLPANFYQIQTKFRDEVRPRFGVMRAREFLMKDAYSFHASQECLQETYDIMHAAYCKIFDRIGLDYRPVLADTGSIGGTGSHEFHVLADSGEDDIAFSTESNFAANVELAEALAPAKQTAEPLPREEVATPNVKTIEDVAKLLDVPTTQTVKTLIVKGVENEDGKHTLVALVLRGDHALNDIKAIKLAHVANPLEFADESGIKAAVGAEVGSLGPIGLSMPVYVDRAAAALVNFVCGANKDGYHYTNANWSDAAEHKVVDIRNVVIGDPSPCGKGTIDIKRGIEVGHIFQLGTKYSEAMKASVLDENGKDKTMIMGCYGIGVSRIVASAIEQNYDDNGIIWPDAIAPFHVAIVPINMQKSEAVAQKCEELYAQLNQLGYDVLLMDEPKARLGGMLADTELMGIPHRIVVGDRGLEKGQLEYKCRRDSDSQDIAVDDIIEFINNAVKTGK; encoded by the coding sequence ATGAGAGCCAGTAAGTACCTAATTGCCACCTACAAAGAAACCCCAGCAGACGCAGAAGTAATAAGCCACCAGCTAATGCTTCGCGCAGGCCTAATTCGCAAACTCGCATCGGGCCTATATAACTGGCTGCCCGCAGGCTTACGCGTGTTGCGCAAAGTAGAAACCATCGTGCGCGAAGAAATGGACCGCGCCGGCGCCCAAGAGGTATTAATGCCTGTAGTGCAACCTGCAGAGCTGTGGGAAGAGTCTGGTCGCTGGCAACAATACGGGCCAGAGCTACTGCGCATTAACGACCGCCACGACCGCGCGTTTTGCCTTGGCCCAACCCACGAAGAAGTCATCACCGACTTAATTCGCAACGAATTAAAGAGCTACAAACAGCTGCCCGCCAACTTTTACCAAATTCAAACCAAGTTTCGCGATGAAGTTCGCCCACGCTTTGGGGTAATGCGCGCACGTGAATTTCTAATGAAAGATGCATACTCGTTCCACGCATCGCAAGAGTGCCTGCAAGAAACCTACGACATTATGCACGCAGCCTACTGCAAAATATTCGATCGCATTGGCTTAGATTACCGCCCCGTGCTTGCAGATACAGGCTCTATTGGCGGTACTGGCTCACACGAATTTCACGTATTGGCAGACAGCGGCGAAGACGATATCGCCTTCAGCACCGAAAGTAACTTTGCAGCCAACGTAGAGCTTGCCGAAGCCCTAGCACCGGCCAAGCAAACTGCAGAGCCTTTACCGCGCGAAGAAGTTGCAACACCCAACGTAAAAACGATTGAAGATGTTGCCAAACTATTAGATGTACCCACTACCCAAACCGTTAAAACACTAATCGTAAAAGGGGTAGAAAACGAAGACGGCAAACACACTCTGGTTGCCTTGGTATTGCGCGGCGACCACGCACTTAATGACATTAAAGCAATTAAGTTAGCGCACGTTGCCAACCCACTAGAATTTGCAGACGAAAGCGGCATTAAAGCCGCCGTTGGCGCAGAAGTAGGTTCGCTAGGCCCCATTGGCCTATCCATGCCAGTATATGTAGACCGAGCCGCAGCAGCATTGGTTAACTTTGTGTGCGGCGCCAATAAGGATGGCTACCATTACACCAACGCCAACTGGAGCGATGCCGCCGAACATAAAGTTGTCGATATACGCAATGTGGTTATTGGCGACCCAAGCCCCTGCGGCAAGGGCACTATTGATATCAAACGCGGTATCGAAGTGGGCCACATATTCCAGTTGGGCACCAAATACTCCGAAGCCATGAAAGCCAGCGTGCTGGATGAAAACGGCAAAGACAAAACCATGATTATGGGCTGTTACGGTATTGGTGTTTCTCGTATTGTTGCCTCTGCCATTGAGCAGAACTACGATGACAACGGTATTATTTGGCCAGATGCCATTGCCCCCTTCCACGTGGCAATTGTGCCTATCAACATGCAAAAGTCTGAAGCCGTAGCGCAAAAGTGTGAAGAGCTTTACGCACAACTAAATCAACTTGGTTATGATGTGCTGCTAATGGATGAACCCAAAGCGCGCTTAGGCGGCATGCTTGCCGACACAGAGCTAATGGGTATTCCACACCGAATTGTTGTGGGCGACAGAGGCCTAGAAAAAGGCCAGCTTGAATACAAATGTCGCCGCGACAGCGACAGCCAAGACATTGCCGTAGATGACATTATTGAATTTATTAACAATGCTGTTAAAACCGGCAAATAA
- a CDS encoding HIT domain-containing protein translates to MFELHPQLKQDTVIVGQFNLSLVLLHKDANYPWCILVPKRSNMNEIHHLSEVDQIQLIKESSHLSEVMTSIFAPDTMNIAELGNLVPQLHLHHVARYKTDACWPAAVWGAKPPAVYTEGVMEERLQRLQSSLVGEGFEAAGAMSPDSNVNPGYTP, encoded by the coding sequence ATGTTCGAATTGCATCCACAACTTAAGCAAGACACCGTGATTGTAGGCCAGTTTAACCTGTCCTTAGTGCTGTTACATAAAGATGCGAACTACCCTTGGTGTATATTGGTGCCGAAACGCTCAAATATGAACGAAATACATCATTTGTCCGAGGTAGACCAAATTCAGCTTATTAAAGAGTCGTCCCACCTAAGCGAGGTGATGACCAGCATTTTTGCCCCCGATACTATGAATATTGCTGAGCTAGGTAACTTGGTGCCGCAATTACACTTGCATCATGTGGCAAGGTACAAAACCGATGCCTGCTGGCCTGCTGCTGTTTGGGGGGCGAAACCGCCGGCGGTTTATACCGAGGGCGTAATGGAAGAGCGTTTGCAGCGGTTGCAGTCTTCACTAGTTGGTGAAGGTTTTGAGGCTGCGGGTGCAATGAGCCCAGATAGTAATGTAAACCCCGGTTATACGCCTTAG
- a CDS encoding HU family DNA-binding protein, protein MAARKTPATKAPAKKAPAKKAVAKAAPEKKITAVKERYSKTQMLTQIAENTELTKKQVQSVLDELTDIIEGHVKKRACGEFVMPGLFKILTVKKPARKARKGINPFTGEETTFAAKPASIQVKIRPLKKLKEMAE, encoded by the coding sequence ATGGCTGCACGTAAAACCCCAGCTACAAAAGCTCCTGCGAAAAAGGCTCCAGCCAAAAAAGCTGTTGCTAAAGCAGCTCCAGAGAAAAAAATCACTGCGGTTAAAGAGCGCTACTCTAAAACTCAAATGTTGACGCAAATAGCTGAGAATACCGAGCTAACCAAAAAGCAAGTGCAGTCTGTATTAGACGAGTTGACCGACATTATTGAAGGTCACGTTAAGAAGCGCGCTTGTGGCGAGTTTGTTATGCCAGGCTTGTTCAAAATTCTTACAGTTAAAAAGCCTGCTCGCAAAGCCCGCAAAGGTATTAACCCATTTACTGGCGAAGAGACTACTTTTGCTGCTAAACCTGCTAGCATCCAAGTTAAAATTCGCCCACTGAAAAAATTAAAGGAAATGGCTGAGTAA
- a CDS encoding FmdB family zinc ribbon protein, producing MPIYEYKCDACEHEMEALQKMSDEPLVVCPQCNKNALVKKISAAGFRLKGGGWYETDFKSGKKKNIAGDGGGSSKSFD from the coding sequence ATGCCTATTTATGAATACAAGTGCGATGCGTGCGAGCACGAAATGGAAGCGCTACAAAAAATGAGCGATGAGCCTCTAGTGGTTTGTCCGCAGTGCAACAAAAACGCGTTGGTTAAAAAAATATCAGCGGCTGGCTTTCGCTTGAAAGGTGGCGGTTGGTATGAAACAGACTTTAAGTCTGGCAAAAAGAAAAACATCGCTGGCGATGGTGGTGGCTCAAGCAAGTCATTCGACTAG
- the aspS gene encoding aspartate--tRNA ligase, whose product MRSVYCGVVNTSNIDQEITLCGWVDRRRDHGGVIFIDLRDREGIVQVVFDPDAADKFALADKVRPEYVLRVTGKVRARSEATVNANMATGQIEVYGTDLEILNSAETPPFQLDEHTNVGEDVRLKYRYLDLRRDAMQQRLKFRSKVTNAIRNYLDDNDFLDIETPILTRATPEGARDYLVPSRTHDGKFFALPQSPQLFKQLLMVSGFDRYYQIAKCFRDEDLRADRQPEFTQIDIETSFMDEEQIMSVTEGMISKLFRELKGVELGEFPRMPYAEAMEKYGSDKPDMRIPLEMVEIKDLMASVDFKVFSGPASDPKGRVTAMKVPGGGEIPRKKIDAYTKFVSIYGAKGLAYIKVNDKTDLEGGLQSPIVKFLPQDVLQALLDRLEVENGDLIFFGADSAKVVTEALGALRCELGKDLNLYTCEWAPLWVVDFPMFEELEDGSLTALHHPFTAPSCSPEELSANPATALSRAYDMVLNGTELGGGSIRIHDQSMQQEVFRVLGIGEEEQREKFGFLLDALKYGAPPHGGLAFGLDRLIMLMTGASSIRDVIAFPKTQSAACVMTDAPGAVDKKQLEELHIRLRPVVAQPKEQG is encoded by the coding sequence ATGCGCAGTGTTTACTGTGGCGTAGTGAATACGTCAAATATTGATCAAGAAATTACCCTATGTGGTTGGGTGGACCGTCGTCGCGATCACGGTGGTGTGATTTTTATCGACCTGCGCGATAGGGAAGGTATTGTGCAAGTGGTTTTCGACCCCGATGCCGCAGATAAATTTGCCTTGGCCGATAAGGTCCGCCCAGAATATGTGCTGCGCGTAACCGGTAAGGTTCGCGCTCGCAGCGAGGCCACTGTTAACGCCAATATGGCCACTGGTCAAATTGAAGTATACGGCACCGATTTAGAGATTTTGAACTCAGCTGAAACGCCGCCGTTTCAGTTGGATGAGCACACCAATGTTGGTGAAGATGTACGCTTAAAGTACCGCTATTTGGATTTGCGTCGCGATGCTATGCAGCAGCGTTTAAAATTCCGCTCTAAAGTAACCAACGCTATTCGTAACTATTTAGACGATAACGACTTTTTAGATATCGAAACACCTATTCTTACGCGCGCAACACCAGAAGGTGCGCGCGATTATTTGGTGCCTTCGCGCACCCACGATGGCAAGTTCTTTGCGCTTCCTCAGTCGCCACAATTATTTAAGCAGTTGTTAATGGTGTCTGGTTTTGACCGTTACTACCAAATCGCCAAGTGTTTCCGCGATGAAGATTTGCGTGCAGATCGTCAGCCAGAATTTACTCAAATCGATATTGAAACTTCATTTATGGATGAAGAGCAAATTATGTCGGTTACCGAGGGGATGATCAGCAAGTTATTCCGCGAGCTAAAAGGTGTCGAGTTGGGTGAGTTTCCGCGCATGCCTTACGCAGAAGCAATGGAAAAATACGGCTCAGATAAGCCTGATATGCGTATACCACTAGAAATGGTGGAAATTAAAGATTTAATGGCATCGGTAGATTTCAAAGTATTCTCTGGCCCAGCCAGCGACCCGAAAGGGCGTGTTACTGCAATGAAAGTACCTGGTGGCGGTGAGATTCCTCGCAAGAAAATAGATGCTTACACCAAGTTTGTTAGTATCTACGGTGCAAAAGGTTTGGCTTACATTAAAGTTAACGACAAGACCGACCTTGAAGGTGGTTTGCAGTCGCCAATTGTTAAGTTCTTACCGCAAGATGTATTGCAAGCATTGCTTGACCGTTTAGAAGTAGAAAATGGCGATCTAATTTTCTTTGGCGCCGACTCCGCTAAAGTGGTTACCGAGGCTTTAGGTGCGTTGCGCTGTGAATTGGGTAAAGATTTGAACCTTTACACCTGTGAGTGGGCACCGCTTTGGGTTGTGGATTTTCCAATGTTTGAAGAGTTGGAAGATGGTTCGTTAACCGCGTTGCACCATCCTTTTACAGCGCCTTCTTGTTCTCCTGAAGAGCTTTCTGCTAACCCTGCAACAGCGCTTTCTCGCGCATACGACATGGTACTGAATGGTACCGAGTTGGGCGGTGGTTCTATTCGTATTCACGATCAATCCATGCAGCAGGAAGTATTCCGTGTGTTGGGTATAGGTGAAGAAGAGCAGCGCGAAAAGTTTGGCTTCCTGTTGGATGCATTGAAGTACGGTGCGCCTCCCCATGGCGGTTTGGCGTTTGGTTTGGATCGCTTAATCATGTTGATGACCGGTGCGTCTTCTATACGTGATGTTATTGCCTTCCCTAAAACACAGTCGGCGGCATGTGTAATGACTGACGCACCTGGTGCGGTAGATAAAAAACAGTTGGAAGAATTGCATATCCGTTTGCGTCCTGTTGTAGCGCAGCCTAAAGAGCAAGGCTAA
- the alr gene encoding alanine racemase yields the protein MTVCLLLFALKRRWRWFGFRLYANALVLFLITPVDIAAPMTAFSGKLTINLDAIAANWRLIQSRLAAGARAGAVVKADAYGLGVQEVAPALYRAGCRDFFVANLAEALLVRSLLAGDAQVIVLSGCAPREESEFVRNGIVPVITSATMAERWLGVKGASKCGAVLKVNSGMGRLGLEPNEFESLLMHPNFANAGFFMLMSHLACADQFDHPLNAAQLQRFERMRQAFLKKVPAATASLANSSGIFISPSFHYDVARPGVALYGGNPLQRRQNPMRKVVDLRLPVLQVRHLASGEAVGYGASFITQRPSVLLTLAGGYADGLFRSAAAGGVVYLGEKPLPIVGRVSMDSIVVDATDVPQAAMPAEGNMLELLGDNVGVDDLAAAAGTIGYEILTSLGGRYRREYIGGAND from the coding sequence ATGACGGTGTGCCTTTTATTGTTTGCGCTAAAGCGTCGGTGGCGTTGGTTTGGCTTTAGGCTGTATGCTAACGCCCTTGTTTTATTTTTAATAACTCCAGTAGATATTGCAGCCCCTATGACCGCGTTTTCCGGTAAGTTAACAATTAACCTCGATGCTATCGCCGCGAACTGGCGACTTATTCAAAGCCGCCTTGCCGCTGGTGCACGCGCGGGGGCGGTAGTAAAGGCCGATGCATACGGCTTGGGGGTGCAAGAGGTTGCCCCTGCTCTTTATCGCGCGGGTTGCCGAGATTTTTTTGTGGCTAACCTTGCGGAGGCATTACTGGTTCGCTCGCTGCTGGCGGGTGATGCTCAGGTTATAGTTTTGTCTGGCTGTGCGCCGCGCGAAGAGAGTGAGTTTGTGCGCAATGGCATAGTGCCTGTAATTACCTCCGCGACTATGGCCGAGCGATGGCTAGGGGTGAAAGGTGCATCCAAGTGTGGCGCAGTGCTAAAAGTTAACTCTGGTATGGGGCGCTTGGGGTTAGAGCCAAACGAGTTTGAATCCCTGCTGATGCACCCTAATTTCGCCAATGCTGGGTTCTTTATGCTTATGAGCCATCTCGCGTGCGCAGATCAATTTGATCACCCATTAAATGCAGCGCAATTACAGCGGTTTGAGCGCATGAGGCAGGCCTTTTTGAAAAAAGTGCCTGCCGCCACGGCCAGCCTTGCGAACTCATCTGGCATATTTATTTCTCCTTCCTTTCATTACGATGTGGCGCGGCCAGGGGTTGCGCTCTACGGCGGCAACCCGCTGCAGAGGCGGCAAAACCCTATGCGAAAAGTGGTAGATTTGCGGCTGCCGGTATTACAGGTGCGTCATCTCGCATCAGGTGAGGCTGTTGGTTATGGCGCGAGTTTTATCACGCAGCGCCCCAGCGTGTTACTTACGCTTGCTGGCGGCTATGCCGATGGTCTGTTTCGTTCTGCGGCGGCGGGTGGCGTGGTTTACTTGGGAGAAAAGCCTTTGCCCATTGTGGGCCGTGTATCGATGGATTCAATTGTGGTGGATGCAACGGATGTACCTCAAGCCGCGATGCCTGCAGAAGGGAATATGTTGGAGCTTCTAGGCGATAACGTCGGCGTGGATGACCTTGCGGCGGCTGCAGGCACTATCGGTTACGAAATACTTACCTCGTTGGGTGGCCGCTACAGGCGCGAATATATCGGAGGCGCCAATGACTGA